From the genome of Proteus vulgaris, one region includes:
- the lysA gene encoding diaminopimelate decarboxylase yields MTTSITMAQYQLAQTYGTPLWIYQGDTISERIAQLKSFDVVRFAQKACSNIHILRLMKAQGVKVDSVSLGEIERALVAGYQGGREKSEIVFTADLLDERTIERVIELDIPVNAGSIDMLRQLGERNQGHAVWIRVNPGFGHGHSQKTNTGGENSKHGIWFDDVPEALSVIQQYNLTLVGFHMHIGSGVDYQHLASVCDAMVEQVLTSKVDINAISAGGGLSTPYQEGDVTVDLTHYFSLWDKARQRIAQHLGHDIELEIEPGRFLVAESGVLVSQVRAVKSMGSRHYVLVDAGFSDLMRPAMYGSYHQISVLDNHGQIKPMTELQETIVAGPLCESGDVFTQQEGGTVTPRLLPQTQVGDYIIIHDTGAYGASMSSNYNSRPLIPEVLITKGASRLIRRRQTIEELLALELDL; encoded by the coding sequence ATGACAACATCAATCACTATGGCTCAATATCAACTCGCACAAACGTATGGAACGCCATTATGGATTTATCAAGGCGATACAATTTCTGAACGTATTGCTCAACTAAAATCGTTTGATGTGGTCCGCTTTGCTCAAAAGGCTTGCTCAAACATTCATATCTTACGTTTAATGAAAGCGCAGGGTGTAAAAGTAGACTCGGTTTCATTAGGTGAAATCGAACGTGCTTTAGTGGCAGGCTATCAAGGTGGTAGAGAAAAAAGCGAGATTGTCTTTACTGCTGATTTACTGGATGAAAGAACTATTGAGCGTGTTATTGAGTTAGATATTCCTGTTAATGCAGGTTCTATTGATATGCTTCGTCAATTAGGTGAACGCAATCAAGGGCATGCTGTTTGGATAAGAGTTAACCCTGGATTTGGTCATGGGCATAGCCAAAAAACCAATACAGGGGGGGAAAATAGTAAACATGGTATTTGGTTCGATGATGTCCCTGAAGCATTATCTGTGATCCAACAATACAACTTAACTCTAGTTGGTTTTCATATGCATATTGGTTCTGGTGTTGATTATCAACATCTCGCTAGTGTATGTGATGCAATGGTTGAGCAAGTGCTTACCTCTAAAGTTGATATTAATGCTATTTCAGCAGGTGGAGGATTATCAACGCCATATCAAGAAGGTGATGTAACAGTCGATTTAACCCACTACTTTTCGTTATGGGATAAAGCACGTCAACGTATTGCACAACATCTTGGTCATGATATTGAGCTTGAAATCGAGCCGGGGCGTTTCTTAGTGGCTGAGTCTGGTGTATTAGTTTCTCAAGTGAGGGCGGTTAAATCGATGGGAAGTCGTCACTATGTGCTGGTGGATGCCGGATTTAGTGATTTAATGCGTCCTGCGATGTATGGAAGTTACCATCAAATTTCAGTTTTAGATAATCATGGGCAAATAAAGCCAATGACAGAATTACAAGAAACTATTGTTGCAGGCCCGCTTTGTGAATCGGGAGATGTTTTTACTCAGCAGGAAGGTGGCACTGTTACCCCTCGTTTATTACCTCAAACTCAAGTGGGTGATTACATAATTATTCATGATACAGGGGCTTACGGCGCTTCAATGTCATCTAATTATAATAGTCGTCCTCTTATTCCAGAAGTATTAATAACAAAAGGGGCTTCTCGATTAATTCGACGCCGCCAAACCATAGAAGAATTATTAGCGTTGGAGTTGGATCTCTAA
- the fadE gene encoding acyl-CoA dehydrogenase FadE: protein MTLLSIALFIILIGILSYRKFGIAVSSLVLIAYTFVMGLANIWSYWLLLPVALVLLPFTLPSIRKAYISAPALKAFQKVMPSMSKTEQEAIDAGTTWWEGELFRGAPDWKQLHNYPKPQLTAEEQAFLDGPVEEVCRMTNDFEITHELADLPPEIWQYLKDNRFFAMIIKKEYGGLEFSAYAQSRVLQKLAGVSGILAITVGVPNSLGPGELLQHYGTDEQKKRYLPGLAKGDEIPCFALTSPEAGSDAGAIPDSGVVCMGEWQGEQILGIRLNWNKRYITLAPIATVLGLAFKLRDPEHLLSNDENPGITCALIPTDVKGVEIGHRHFPLNVPFMNGPTRGKDVFVPIDYIIGGPKMAGQGWRMLVECLSVGRGITLPSNSTGGLKSVAMATGAYSRVRRQFKIPIGKMEGIEEPLARLAGNAYLLDAAATLITTGIMLGEKPAVLSAIVKYHCTHRAQRGVIDAMDIVGGKGICLGTSNFVARSYQGSPIAITVEGANILTRSMIIYGQGAIRCHPYVLDEIAAARDSNLHDFDRALFGHIGHVASNTLRSIWLGITNGRLSTSPTNDETRRYYQQINRLSANMALLSDVSMGVLGGSLKRRERISARLGDILSHIFLASAALKRYEDEGRHTADLPLVHWSVKECLYQAENAIDELLRNFPSRMIAGTMRAIIFPLGKAQKLPSDKLDSKVAQIIQQPSETRDRIGRGQFLTPCEHNPHGLMEEALLDILAAEPIFDRICRLYEKKFSFTQLDKLADKALADKRVTPEEADILRKAEQSRLRSINVDEFDFDALAVPAKKPKTSNTKTDKAA, encoded by the coding sequence ATGACACTACTCAGTATTGCACTTTTCATTATTCTTATAGGCATACTTAGTTATCGCAAATTTGGTATTGCGGTAAGTAGCCTTGTTCTCATTGCTTACACTTTTGTAATGGGTCTAGCTAATATTTGGAGTTACTGGCTACTCCTCCCCGTTGCATTGGTTTTATTACCCTTTACACTTCCGTCTATTCGTAAAGCTTATATTTCAGCTCCTGCACTTAAAGCATTTCAAAAAGTCATGCCTTCTATGTCTAAAACAGAACAAGAAGCCATTGATGCAGGTACAACATGGTGGGAAGGTGAGCTTTTCCGTGGTGCTCCTGATTGGAAGCAATTGCATAATTATCCAAAACCACAACTCACCGCTGAAGAGCAAGCGTTCCTTGATGGCCCAGTAGAAGAAGTTTGTCGTATGACAAATGATTTTGAAATCACTCATGAGTTGGCTGACTTACCACCTGAAATCTGGCAGTACCTAAAAGATAATCGCTTCTTTGCGATGATCATTAAAAAGGAGTACGGCGGATTAGAGTTTTCTGCCTATGCACAATCCCGTGTATTGCAAAAACTGGCTGGGGTATCTGGTATTTTAGCCATCACTGTTGGCGTACCTAACTCTTTAGGCCCTGGTGAACTTCTTCAGCATTATGGTACCGATGAGCAGAAAAAACGCTATTTGCCTGGTTTAGCCAAGGGAGATGAAATCCCTTGCTTTGCTTTAACCAGTCCTGAAGCTGGCTCTGATGCAGGTGCGATCCCAGACAGTGGTGTCGTTTGCATGGGAGAATGGCAAGGAGAGCAAATATTAGGTATTCGCTTAAATTGGAATAAACGCTATATCACCCTTGCACCTATCGCAACCGTATTAGGACTAGCGTTTAAATTGCGTGATCCTGAACATCTTTTAAGTAACGATGAAAATCCTGGTATTACCTGTGCATTAATTCCCACCGATGTAAAAGGCGTTGAAATTGGCCATCGCCATTTCCCATTAAACGTTCCGTTTATGAATGGGCCTACTCGCGGTAAAGATGTTTTTGTTCCTATTGATTACATTATTGGTGGGCCAAAAATGGCAGGGCAAGGCTGGAGAATGCTGGTGGAGTGCCTTTCTGTTGGTCGTGGCATTACTCTACCTTCAAACTCTACCGGTGGATTAAAAAGTGTAGCGATGGCAACCGGCGCTTATTCTCGTGTACGCCGTCAGTTCAAAATTCCTATTGGTAAAATGGAAGGTATCGAAGAGCCATTAGCACGTCTGGCTGGTAATGCTTATCTTTTAGATGCTGCCGCAACCTTAATTACCACGGGTATTATGTTAGGGGAAAAACCTGCCGTTTTATCTGCTATCGTCAAATACCATTGTACTCATAGAGCACAACGTGGCGTTATTGATGCAATGGATATTGTTGGTGGTAAAGGGATCTGCCTTGGAACTTCAAACTTTGTTGCCCGTTCTTATCAAGGTTCGCCTATTGCGATCACAGTTGAAGGTGCCAATATTTTAACACGTAGTATGATCATTTATGGTCAAGGTGCTATTCGTTGCCATCCTTATGTGTTAGATGAAATTGCCGCAGCACGTGATAGCAATCTACATGATTTTGACCGAGCCTTATTTGGCCATATTGGGCATGTTGCAAGTAACACCTTACGAAGCATTTGGTTAGGTATCACTAATGGCCGTTTAAGTACATCACCAACCAATGATGAAACACGTCGTTACTATCAGCAAATTAACCGCCTTAGTGCCAATATGGCTTTATTATCTGATGTTTCAATGGGTGTTTTAGGTGGAAGTTTAAAACGTCGTGAACGTATTTCTGCTCGTTTGGGTGATATTTTAAGCCATATCTTCCTCGCTTCTGCGGCCTTAAAACGCTATGAAGATGAAGGGCGCCATACTGCCGATTTACCATTAGTACATTGGAGTGTGAAAGAGTGTCTATACCAAGCTGAAAATGCAATTGATGAACTGTTACGTAATTTCCCGAGCCGAATGATTGCAGGTACTATGCGCGCTATTATTTTCCCTCTTGGTAAAGCGCAAAAACTGCCATCCGATAAACTAGACAGTAAAGTGGCTCAAATTATTCAACAACCATCTGAAACTCGCGATCGTATTGGTAGAGGCCAATTCTTAACACCTTGTGAACACAATCCACATGGTTTAATGGAAGAAGCGTTGCTTGATATTTTGGCAGCAGAACCTATTTTCGACCGTATTTGTCGCCTCTACGAGAAAAAATTCAGTTTTACTCAATTAGATAAGTTAGCAGATAAAGCGTTAGCGGATAAACGAGTGACTCCAGAAGAGGCTGATATTTTACGTAAAGCTGAACAAAGTCGCTTACGGAGTATCAATGTTGATGAGTTTGACTTTGATGCACTGGCGGTCCCCGCAAAAAAGCCTAAAACGAGTAATACCAAAACAGACAAAGCAGCCTAG
- the lpcA gene encoding D-sedoheptulose 7-phosphate isomerase: protein MYQDLIRGELTEAADTLSRFLQDDANIEAIQKAAVLLADSFKAGGKVLSCGNGGSHCDAMHFAEELTGRYRENRPGYPAIAISDVSHISCVSNDFGYEYVFSRYVEAVGREGDVLLGISTSGNSGNIIKAISAAREKGMKVITLTGKDGGKMDGTADIEIRVPHFGYADRIQEIHIKVIHILIQLIEKEMEK, encoded by the coding sequence ATGTACCAAGATCTTATCCGTGGTGAGTTAACAGAAGCAGCAGATACCCTTTCTCGCTTTCTTCAAGATGATGCAAACATTGAAGCTATTCAAAAAGCAGCTGTATTATTAGCAGATTCTTTTAAAGCTGGTGGCAAAGTATTATCTTGTGGTAATGGTGGTTCTCATTGTGACGCAATGCATTTTGCTGAAGAGCTGACAGGGCGTTACCGTGAAAATCGTCCTGGTTATCCTGCCATTGCGATTTCTGATGTAAGCCATATTTCATGTGTGAGTAATGATTTTGGCTATGAATATGTATTTTCACGTTATGTTGAAGCTGTAGGTAGAGAAGGTGATGTTCTGCTGGGTATCTCAACTTCAGGTAACTCAGGCAATATTATTAAAGCGATTAGTGCTGCGCGTGAAAAAGGCATGAAAGTCATTACGCTAACAGGCAAAGACGGTGGCAAAATGGATGGTACAGCGGATATTGAAATTCGCGTTCCTCATTTTGGTTATGCTGATCGCATTCAAGAGATCCATATCAAAGTTATCCATATTCTGATCCAATTAATTGAAAAAGAAATGGAAAAGTAA
- a CDS encoding class II glutamine amidotransferase yields MCELLGMSANVPTDINFSLSGLIPRGGKTGPHKDGWGITFYEGLGCRTFKDPQASAISPVARFVQEYPIKSEAVIAHIRQANRGNVSLENTHPFTRELWGKNWTYAHNGQLKGYQSLETGRFRAIGQTDSEKAFCWILNQLEERYKRTPANWLAVFRFISTLASQLRQKGVFNMLLSDGRFVMAYCSTNLHWITRKAPFGKAKLLDQDVEIDFQQHTQSDDVVSVISTLPLTGNESWQRIPVGEFVLFDRGVRIL; encoded by the coding sequence ATGTGTGAATTATTAGGCATGAGTGCAAATGTACCGACAGATATTAATTTTAGTCTAAGTGGGTTAATTCCAAGAGGGGGCAAAACAGGGCCTCATAAAGATGGTTGGGGAATTACCTTTTATGAAGGACTAGGGTGTCGCACATTTAAAGATCCTCAAGCCAGTGCTATTTCACCTGTCGCTCGCTTTGTTCAAGAGTATCCGATTAAATCTGAGGCTGTCATTGCTCATATTCGTCAGGCGAATCGAGGAAATGTCTCTTTAGAGAACACACATCCTTTTACCCGTGAATTATGGGGTAAAAATTGGACTTATGCACATAATGGTCAATTAAAAGGCTATCAATCTCTTGAAACAGGGCGCTTTAGAGCCATCGGTCAAACAGACAGTGAAAAAGCATTTTGCTGGATCTTAAATCAACTTGAAGAGCGTTATAAACGAACACCTGCTAATTGGCTGGCTGTGTTTCGCTTTATTTCTACTTTAGCCTCTCAATTAAGGCAAAAAGGGGTTTTTAATATGCTGTTATCTGATGGGCGATTTGTTATGGCGTATTGTTCAACAAATTTACATTGGATCACGCGAAAAGCGCCTTTTGGAAAAGCAAAACTACTTGATCAAGATGTAGAAATTGATTTTCAGCAACATACACAATCAGATGATGTTGTTTCTGTTATTTCAACATTACCACTTACTGGAAATGAGTCTTGGCAGCGTATTCCTGTGGGGGAGTTTGTGTTATTTGATCGTGGTGTGCGTATCCTGTAG
- a CDS encoding L,D-transpeptidase family protein translates to MTSHAKQLISFLTLMLTSLLVNAENSSKFLMEPVKKSTGRPIYIQIFKEESLLELYTEKLDGQLEKVRTYPICSYSGGLGPKKFQGDLKSPEGFYQVNFSQLNPNSRFYRAINLGFPNQYDKSKGYTGDFLMIHGACKSVGCYAMTDSVMDEIYQYAELALKNGQSVINIHIFPFKMTNENMKKHHYSTDIDFWQQLMPAYQYVEERKQIPSVTVKDGRYLVNNTSIVPNQPTLNLSQNSERKWLQDTHTTIK, encoded by the coding sequence ATGACCAGTCACGCAAAACAACTAATCAGTTTTTTAACATTAATGTTAACTTCTTTATTAGTTAACGCTGAAAACAGTTCAAAATTTCTAATGGAACCTGTTAAAAAAAGCACAGGACGGCCTATCTATATTCAGATTTTCAAAGAAGAAAGCTTACTTGAACTTTATACAGAAAAATTAGATGGGCAATTAGAAAAAGTACGTACTTACCCTATTTGTAGCTATTCTGGTGGGTTAGGCCCTAAAAAATTTCAAGGTGATTTAAAAAGTCCAGAAGGCTTTTATCAGGTTAATTTTTCACAATTAAACCCGAATAGTCGATTTTACCGAGCTATCAATCTAGGATTTCCTAATCAATACGACAAATCAAAAGGATACACCGGGGATTTTTTAATGATCCATGGAGCGTGTAAATCGGTTGGTTGTTATGCAATGACAGATTCAGTTATGGATGAAATTTATCAGTATGCTGAACTAGCCCTGAAAAATGGACAATCAGTGATCAACATTCATATTTTCCCATTTAAAATGACTAACGAAAATATGAAGAAACATCACTATTCAACGGACATCGATTTCTGGCAACAACTTATGCCCGCCTATCAATATGTCGAAGAGCGCAAACAGATCCCTTCTGTTACTGTTAAGGATGGACGCTATCTGGTTAATAACACCTCAATTGTACCAAATCAACCCACCCTTAATTTATCACAAAATAGTGAAAGAAAATGGCTACAGGATACGCACACCACGATCAAATAA
- a CDS encoding Na(+)-translocating NADH-quinone reductase subunit A, with product MIKIKKGLDLPIAGAPAQVIEDGPAIRRVALLGEEYVGMRPSMMVSEGEHVKKGQILFEDKKNAGVVFTSPACGKVVEINRGERRVFQSIVIEIDGNEEITFNRYDSATLSDLTREQVESNLVKSGMWTALRTRPYSCTPHLGTTPVAIFVSAMDTNPLAADPMVIIEQNEKAFNDGLVILTRLTEGKVYVCHGEKSPAKLNDGQISYNQFSGPHPAGLVGTHIHFLEPVSAKKMVWHLNYQDVIAIGYLFTTGSLYTERVVALAGPQVKAPRLVRTCLGADLYELTKDQLVDDENRIISGSVLWGWKSDEAHHYLGRFHNQVSVLREGRDKELFGWGMPGSDKFSITRTTIGHFLKNKRFAFTTSMNGGERSMVPIGNYERVMPLDIMATHLLRDLVVGDTDSSQALGCLELDEEDLGLCTYVCPSKYEYGPALRQVLTKIEQEG from the coding sequence ATGATTAAAATTAAAAAAGGACTCGACCTCCCAATTGCAGGAGCGCCTGCCCAAGTGATAGAAGACGGACCCGCGATTCGACGCGTAGCACTGCTAGGTGAAGAATATGTCGGTATGCGTCCTTCTATGATGGTTTCGGAAGGTGAGCATGTAAAAAAAGGGCAAATTCTTTTTGAAGATAAAAAGAATGCCGGTGTTGTTTTCACCAGCCCAGCTTGTGGTAAAGTCGTTGAAATTAACCGCGGTGAACGCCGTGTGTTCCAATCTATAGTGATAGAAATTGATGGCAACGAAGAAATCACCTTCAACCGCTATGATAGCGCTACGTTGTCAGATTTAACCCGTGAACAGGTTGAAAGCAACCTTGTTAAATCGGGCATGTGGACTGCGTTAAGGACTCGTCCTTACAGTTGTACTCCACATTTAGGTACAACACCTGTTGCCATTTTTGTTTCTGCAATGGATACCAATCCACTTGCAGCCGATCCTATGGTTATTATTGAGCAAAATGAGAAGGCATTTAATGATGGCCTTGTTATTTTAACCCGATTAACTGAAGGAAAGGTCTATGTTTGTCATGGCGAAAAATCGCCTGCAAAATTGAATGACGGACAAATTAGTTATAACCAATTTTCTGGACCTCATCCAGCAGGGTTGGTAGGCACTCACATTCATTTCTTAGAACCTGTCAGTGCTAAGAAAATGGTTTGGCATTTAAATTACCAAGATGTGATTGCTATTGGTTACTTGTTTACAACAGGTTCTTTATACACTGAACGTGTTGTTGCATTAGCTGGCCCTCAAGTAAAAGCACCGCGTTTAGTGCGTACTTGTTTAGGGGCTGATCTCTATGAGTTAACCAAAGATCAATTAGTTGATGATGAAAACCGCATTATTTCTGGCTCTGTACTATGGGGATGGAAATCTGATGAGGCTCATCACTATTTAGGTCGTTTCCATAATCAAGTTTCTGTATTACGAGAAGGTCGTGATAAAGAGTTATTTGGTTGGGGTATGCCGGGTAGCGATAAATTTTCTATCACACGTACAACTATCGGTCACTTCCTAAAAAATAAACGCTTTGCTTTTACAACCTCAATGAATGGTGGCGAACGTTCAATGGTACCAATTGGTAACTATGAGCGTGTTATGCCGTTAGACATTATGGCAACGCATTTATTACGTGATTTAGTTGTAGGTGATACAGACAGTTCACAAGCATTAGGTTGTTTGGAATTGGATGAAGAAGATTTGGGATTATGTACTTATGTTTGTCCAAGCAAATATGAGTATGGCCCAGCACTGCGCCAAGTATTGACCAAAATTGAGCAGGAAGGGTAA
- a CDS encoding NADH:ubiquinone reductase (Na(+)-transporting) subunit B, whose protein sequence is MGLKNLFEKVEHHFEPGGKLAKWYVLYEAVTTVFYTPGTVTRNGGHVRDTIDLKRMMILVWLAVFPAMFWGMYNVGHQAIPALNQLYSGAELQQIIASDWHYRLAEFLGASLTTDAGWASKMLLGATYFLPIYLVVFAVGGFWEVLFAFIRGHEINEGFFVTSILFALIVPPTLPLWQAALGITFGVVIAKEIFGGTGRNFLNPALAGRAFLFFAYPAQISGDLVWTAADGFSGATPLSQWSVSGESALLNTATQQPISWMDAFLGYIPGSIGEVSTLMILIGGAVILFARIASWRIVAGVMVGMIAMSYLFNFIGSDTNPLFSMPWHWHLVLGGFAFGMMFMATDPVSASFTDKGKWAYGILIGVMAVLIRVVNPAYPEGMMLAILFANLFAPLFDYVVVQANIKRRIARG, encoded by the coding sequence ATGGGTTTGAAAAATTTATTTGAAAAAGTAGAGCACCATTTTGAGCCCGGTGGCAAACTAGCAAAATGGTACGTACTTTATGAAGCTGTGACCACGGTATTTTATACACCGGGCACAGTGACGCGTAATGGTGGTCATGTTCGTGACACTATTGACCTAAAACGTATGATGATCTTAGTTTGGTTAGCCGTTTTCCCAGCAATGTTTTGGGGGATGTATAACGTCGGTCATCAAGCGATCCCTGCACTTAATCAGTTATACAGTGGTGCTGAATTACAGCAAATCATTGCTTCAGATTGGCATTATCGCCTTGCTGAATTCCTCGGCGCATCATTAACTACAGATGCTGGATGGGCAAGTAAGATGCTACTTGGTGCAACTTACTTTTTACCTATTTATCTTGTAGTTTTTGCGGTTGGTGGATTTTGGGAAGTTCTTTTTGCCTTTATTCGTGGCCATGAAATTAATGAAGGCTTCTTTGTTACATCAATCTTATTTGCCTTGATCGTACCGCCAACATTACCACTTTGGCAGGCTGCATTAGGTATTACGTTTGGTGTTGTTATCGCAAAAGAAATCTTTGGTGGTACAGGGCGTAACTTCTTAAACCCAGCATTAGCAGGTCGTGCATTCCTGTTTTTTGCTTATCCGGCTCAAATTTCAGGTGATCTGGTTTGGACTGCGGCTGACGGCTTTTCTGGTGCAACACCATTGTCACAATGGTCTGTATCGGGTGAAAGTGCATTATTAAATACCGCCACTCAACAACCTATCTCTTGGATGGATGCTTTTCTTGGATATATTCCAGGGTCTATCGGTGAAGTTTCAACGCTGATGATTTTAATCGGTGGTGCTGTCATTCTTTTTGCTCGCATTGCTTCATGGCGTATTGTTGCTGGGGTAATGGTGGGCATGATTGCAATGTCATACCTGTTTAATTTTATCGGTTCAGACACCAATCCTCTCTTCTCAATGCCTTGGCACTGGCACTTAGTATTAGGTGGTTTTGCTTTCGGTATGATGTTTATGGCAACAGATCCAGTATCCGCATCGTTTACTGATAAAGGTAAATGGGCTTACGGTATTTTGATTGGCGTAATGGCTGTGCTTATTCGTGTCGTCAATCCGGCTTACCCAGAAGGTATGATGCTGGCAATCTTATTCGCAAACTTATTTGCACCACTGTTCGATTACGTGGTTGTTCAGGCGAATATTAAGCGGAGAATAGCTCGTGGCTAA
- a CDS encoding Na(+)-translocating NADH-quinone reductase subunit C, protein MAKEKNKDSVARTFLVVFILCLVCSVVVAGAAVGLKSKQEEQKLLDKQRNILDVAGLLVPKMSATDVLKVYNTRIKAKIVNFQTGELTDSKGNFDLNAALRSDDTSIALSPADDAAKIRRRANTAEVYFVLDEQGKTTEVVLPVYGSGLWSVMYAFIAVDIDGVTSKGITYYAHGETPGLGGEVDNPQWKAQWKGKRLINEEGVPAIKIVRSGAASGNPYGIDGLSGATLTSNGIQHMFDFWLGEKGFGPFLKKVREGEING, encoded by the coding sequence GTGGCTAAAGAGAAAAACAAAGATAGCGTCGCAAGAACGTTCCTCGTTGTATTTATTCTATGTCTAGTGTGTTCCGTGGTAGTAGCTGGAGCGGCTGTTGGACTGAAGTCTAAACAAGAAGAACAAAAGCTTCTTGATAAACAACGTAATATTCTTGATGTTGCGGGTCTGCTCGTACCTAAAATGAGTGCGACAGATGTACTGAAAGTATACAACACTCGTATTAAAGCAAAAATTGTTAATTTCCAGACAGGTGAACTGACTGATAGCAAAGGCAATTTTGATTTAAACGCTGCATTACGTAGTGATGATACTTCAATTGCATTATCACCAGCAGACGATGCAGCTAAAATTCGCCGACGTGCAAATACTGCAGAAGTGTATTTTGTGCTTGATGAACAAGGCAAAACTACAGAAGTCGTTCTACCTGTTTATGGTTCTGGCTTATGGTCTGTGATGTATGCGTTTATTGCGGTTGATATTGATGGCGTAACCTCCAAAGGTATTACTTATTATGCTCATGGTGAAACACCAGGCTTAGGTGGTGAGGTTGACAATCCTCAGTGGAAAGCTCAATGGAAAGGTAAGCGTCTAATCAATGAAGAAGGCGTACCTGCTATCAAGATTGTGCGTAGTGGTGCTGCTTCTGGCAATCCTTATGGCATTGATGGACTTTCTGGTGCGACACTGACCTCAAATGGCATCCAGCATATGTTCGACTTCTGGTTAGGTGAAAAAGGTTTCGGCCCATTCCTGAAAAAAGTACGTGAAGGAGAAATCAATGGCTGA
- a CDS encoding NADH:ubiquinone reductase (Na(+)-transporting) subunit D: MADTKEIKRVLLGPLLDNNPIALQVLGVCSALAVTTKLETAFVMTIAVTLVTAFSSFFISLIRNYIPSSVRIIVQMAIIASLVIVVDQILQAYAYEISKQLSVFVGLIITNCIVMGRAEAYAMKSPPIESFMDGIGNGLGYGAILILVGFLRELFGSGKLFGITVMESIQNGGWYQPNGLFLLAPSAFFIIGLLIWGLRTLKPAQVEED, translated from the coding sequence ATGGCTGATACAAAAGAAATTAAACGCGTTTTACTTGGGCCATTGTTAGATAACAACCCTATTGCTTTACAGGTATTGGGTGTGTGTTCTGCACTGGCTGTAACAACAAAACTTGAAACTGCATTCGTGATGACAATTGCTGTAACACTGGTTACTGCATTCTCAAGTTTCTTTATTTCACTAATTCGTAATTACATACCAAGTAGCGTTCGTATTATTGTTCAAATGGCGATTATTGCTTCATTAGTTATCGTTGTTGACCAAATTTTGCAAGCTTATGCGTATGAAATCTCTAAGCAACTTTCTGTTTTCGTTGGCCTTATCATTACTAACTGTATTGTTATGGGGCGAGCAGAAGCCTATGCAATGAAATCACCACCGATTGAAAGTTTTATGGATGGTATTGGTAATGGCTTAGGGTATGGCGCTATCTTGATCCTTGTCGGATTTTTACGTGAACTTTTCGGTTCTGGTAAATTATTTGGCATTACCGTGATGGAATCTATCCAGAATGGTGGCTGGTATCAGCCTAACGGTTTATTCCTGTTAGCACCAAGTGCATTCTTTATCATTGGCTTGCTAATTTGGGGATTACGTACATTAAAACCTGCACAGGTTGAAGAGGACTAA
- the nqrE gene encoding NADH:ubiquinone reductase (Na(+)-transporting) subunit E, translated as MEHYISLFVRAVFIENMALAFFLGMCTFLAVSKNVKTAFGLGIAVTVVLGLSVPLNNLVYNYVLRDNALMEGVDLSFLNFITFIGVIAALVQILEMILDRYFPALYNALGIFLPLITVNCAIFGGVSFMAQRDYNFSESIVYGFGSGIGWMLAIVLLASIREKMKYADVPAGMKGLGVTFVTTGLMALGFMSFSGVQL; from the coding sequence ATGGAACATTATATAAGCCTATTTGTTCGTGCTGTTTTTATTGAGAATATGGCGCTCGCGTTCTTCTTAGGGATGTGTACATTCCTCGCTGTATCTAAAAACGTAAAAACGGCATTTGGATTAGGTATCGCTGTTACCGTTGTTCTAGGTCTTTCTGTGCCATTGAATAACTTGGTTTACAACTATGTGTTACGTGATAATGCGTTAATGGAAGGTGTCGATTTAAGTTTCTTAAACTTTATCACTTTCATTGGCGTGATAGCGGCACTGGTACAAATCCTAGAGATGATTTTAGACCGTTATTTCCCTGCGCTGTATAACGCATTAGGGATCTTCTTGCCTCTTATTACCGTTAACTGCGCCATTTTCGGTGGTGTGTCATTTATGGCACAACGTGACTATAACTTTAGTGAGTCTATTGTTTATGGTTTCGGCTCTGGAATTGGTTGGATGTTAGCCATCGTATTGTTGGCTTCTATCCGTGAGAAAATGAAGTACGCGGATGTACCGGCAGGTATGAAAGGATTAGGCGTTACTTTTGTCACCACAGGGTTGATGGCATTAGGTTTCATGTCCTTCTCTGGTGTTCAGCTATAA